GACCGGCTTACGTTTATCAACGGCGGTGCCGACATGATTATCATGAGCGACAAAAGCGGCTGGAAGCATTTTGCCGTGTACAGCAGCGATGGTGTGTTTAAGAACAACATCACCAACGGCAACTTTACCGTGCAGGAAGTATTGGGCCTCGATGAAAAAACGAAAACGCTGTACATCAGGGTTCGTGGCAAAGATGGTTTTGCACGGAGTGATATTTATGCAGCTTCGTTGGATGGTCAAAAAATGACCCGCCTTACGTTTGGCAACTACAACCACAGCCGCCCCATTTTTTCGCCCAACTACAAATACCTCATTACTTCGTACAGCAATATTATCGACCCCGGTGGTATGGCCATTGTCAACAATCAGGGTAAGCTGGTACGTGAGCTGAGTAAAACGGCCGGCAGTGCCATGAGCAATTATACACTTGCCAAAACAGAACTCATCTTCATTAAAAGTGCTGATGGCAAATATGATTTGCCGGCCATCGTTACCTATCCAACCAATTATGTAGCGGGCAAAAAATATCCCATGCTGGTAAATGTGTATGGTGGCCCCGATGCCTCACAAGTAACCGATGCATGGCAATGGAATGGCCAGCGCCAGTGGTATGCCAGCGAAGGCTTGCTGCAGGTTACTTTCGACAACCGTGCCAGTGGTCATTTTGGCAAAGCTGCTATCGGAGAAATCCATCGCCAGCTGGGTATTCTGGAAATTGAAGACTTCCGCACCATGGCCAAATACTTCATTGATAAGGGCATGGCCGATCCGACAAAAGTGTGCATCACCGGCTTTAGCTTCGGTGGCTACATGAGCTGTATGGCACTTACCTATGCCAGCGATGTATTTACACATGGCATGGCAGGCGGCAGCGTAACGGACTGGCATTTGTACGACAGCCACTACACCGAACGTTTTATGGATACCCCCGGCGAAAACCCGGAAGGCTACAAGAAAACCAGTGTGATGCAATATGTAGACAAGTACAAAGGCATGCTGCAAATTGTACATGGCACCATGGACGATAACGTACACATGCAAAACAGCATTCAGCTGATTGGCGCCTTGCAAGACAAGGGTAAAGACTTTGAATTCATGTTGTATCCAAACGGCCGTCACGGATGGGGATTTATGCCTGCCCGCAACAATCACTTCACCAATTTGAAAACGAAGTTCATTTACCAGCATTTGCTGGAGAAAGAAGTGCCAAAAGAGATTTTGAGATAATGCAGTTTGTGCAACAAAAAGCCTTCCGATTCGGAAGGCTTTTTTATTTACTTAAGTTGTTACAATCAATACGGTGAGCAATCCGCCGATCAGTAAATACACGCCAACAATCAGATACGGCATTCGTTTGCCGGCCTTGTAATCTTTGATAAATGCGGCACGGGTAGCATCGTGGCCGGGCACCTGCCGAAGCATGCCTACCAATGCTTTGTGTTGCTGAACGGATGCAAAAATCAACGACTGGTCTTGTGGGTTTTCTTCCACCAATTGAAACACATATGCCGGATGATGGGTAGCCACAGCCTGCATGGCTTCGTGAAAATAGCTGCTATGCACACCGTACTGTTGGGGAAGGCTGTACAAGCTGTCTTTGAAAGTATTGTATGAAATATCTTTTGCAGCAGCCTGCATAAAATGTAGCGTTTGTGTATAGCGGTTGTGTATGGAAGCCGTGTTGTCAAAAACCAATTGGAGCTGGCTGGTTAGCAGTGTGTTGAATGCTGGATGAGGCATGGCTTTTGCCGGCCATGCATCCCAAGCAGCAAAGCCATTGCGGAAAGAATAATGCTGTAATGGAAAAGCTGCATTGATGCGTTCACTCAACAAAACATATGACTTCAGTAGTAGCGCTTCATTCAAAATTGTATACACCGTGCTGTCTGAAATTGCCATCAATTGCCAAGATTCTTTTTTGTTCTTGTACAATCGCAAAGCATTGGCATCCTGCATAATGCTAAACTTTGAGCCGCTGTAGTGATTCGCATTGTGGCGCAGCAGCGTATCTGTAAAACTAACGGCAGGACCTGTACCGGCTTTGTCGTAAAAGATACCAATGGAATAAACAAAAGCTGTATCTGGCAGCAGTTGTACTAAATGTTGTTGGTTCTTTTTGCCTGTTTGAAAAAAGACGGGCTGTGCATGCAGGCAAGCCGCATTTACCAATACAAAAACCACTATACACGAAACAAGTTTCATACGCTTACAGTGCTGGTATATAAATGTAAATGCGACCTGATAGCGGAGCATGAGAAATTGTATAAATGGCAAGGATGATGGACAATAAAAACGGCAGTACGCAAACCCGTACTGCCGTTTGATGCATGGAGTAAAAAGGTTTTACTCTACACCGCCTTTGCGGGTTGGGCTGCGTTTAGCAGGCCATTCGCCGGGCTGACCGGTACGTGGGTTGGGCGGCAGAATAATTTTTTCGCGGCTGGTAGTGTTGGGGTCTTCGCAGGCCATGTACACCATAATGGCAGTAAGGATGGCATTGCTACGCACATCATCCCACACAATTTTATCGTAGGTATCGCGGTTGGTATGCCAGGTGTAGTTGCCATAGCTCCAGCTGAGTGAGCTAAGGCTGAATGCAGGAGCACCCGCTGCTACAAACGAAGCATTGTCGGAACCGCCGCCAGCAGGTGAACCAGGAAAGCGGGTTTCCAAACCTTGCTTGTAGGGCTCAGGTACTTTGCTCAACCAGCGGGTAATGTATTCGTAAGAGTGTACAAAACCTGCGCCACCAATGTTGGCTACGCGGCCGGTGCCATTATCCTGATTGAATAACGCTTGCAGATTGCTGACAATATCCGGATGATCTTCTACAAAAGCACGGGAACCATTCAGGCCCTGCTCTTCGCTGCCCCAATGGCCAACCAAAATGGTTCGCTTGGGGTTGGGATACACCTTTTTCAGAATGCGCATGGCTTCCAGCATCACCAATGTACCAGTGCCGTTATCAGTAGCACCGGTGCCACCATCCCAACTGTCAAAGTGGGCACTCAGCATCACATACTCGTTGGGTTTTTGTGTGCCCTTTATTTCTGCTACAGTGTTGTACGTTGGCGCCATGCCAAGGTCTTTGCTATCGGCACGTACACTCAGTTTTGGTGCCTTGCCCGATTCGATGAGGCGATACAACAAACCATAATCTTCCAGCGCCACATCTACGGTTGGAATTTTGCTGGTGTTGGCTGCAAAAATTTTATTGACGCCAAAACCATTGCTCCAGTTAGAGGCAACGATACCAATCGCACCGGCTTTCTCCAATGCCTGTGCCAGTTGCTTGGCATTGAGGCCTGTTGCCGATAATCTTTTACGCCAGGCATCCTGCTGCGCAGCCCTGTCTTTCTTCATTTTTTCAAACGATTCTTTCAGCGCAAATTCTTCCCAGTTGTAATCGGGGCGGCCGGTAGGCTGCGCCATAGAAATGAGTACAAACTTGCCTTTTACATTGGGCAGCCATTGCTGAAAAGCAACCGAATCTTTCACTTCGGGAATGATGATGCAATCGCCGGAAACGGCTTTGCCACCTGTATTGGGGCTCCATGCCAGCTGTGTGCCTTCAAGGGTTTTTACCCAAGGGGCAATCATGTCAATATGAGTAACGCCACGTTCCCAGCTGCGCCATTCGCCCCACTTTTCATTGCGGGCTGCAATGCCCCAACTTGTGTATTTGGCCACTGCCCAGTCATGCGCCTGTTGCATTTTGGGTGAGCCTACCAATCGGGGACCAATGCCATCCATCAGTTCTTGTCCGAGCGGTTGCAATTGTGAGTTGCTGGTGGCTTCTTTCACAATGGCAGCCACCATAAGTGAGTCTTTGTTTTGAGCTTGCAGGTTGTTGCTCATAAGGGCGGGCAACAGCACAGCAGTAAGCAAAAATCTTTTCATACCGGTGTAGGTTATTTTGTTCATAAGACGACAGCACCGGCTATTTCAAGCAGCTTGCCACTCTTCAATTTTCGTCATCATCCTTCAAGCTTATCATGGCTACGCAATATCTTCGGAACCAATCCCCAATTGTATATGAAACACATCCTCTGGTGCTGCCTGCTCTTTGCGTCGCAGGTGCTGGCACAAAACAACTCAGCCCATTTCATGGCGTATCCATCGCTTACCCCCGACGGGCAAACCATTTTGTTTAGCTACGAAGGCGACATTTGGTCGGTGCCGGCTGCCGGTGGAACCGCTGTACGCCTTACGGCCATGCCCGGTTACGAAACCAATGCCCGTGTTTCGCCCGATGGCAAATGGCTGGCATTTACCGGCAGGCAGTTTGGCAACGCAGATGTATTTGTGATGCCATTTACTGGTGGCGAAATTCGCCAACTCACCTGGCACAGCAGCAGCGATGATGTAGACAGCTGGAGCTGGGATAGCCAGTTTATTTATTTCACCAGTGGTAGAGACAGCCGTCAGTCGGGTTACAAAGTTTCTTTGCAAGGTGGCACGCCTGTACGGGTGCTGAGCGATTATTATTTCAGCTACGATCACAACCTGTGGGAGCACCCACAGTCGAAGGATATTTATTTTACCGATAGCTGGGAAAGTACTAATCAGGCTTACCGGAAAAGATACAAAGGCGCTTTTGCACCCGACATTCAATCGTACAATCCGCAAACCAAACAATTCAAAAAATACACCGATTACAACGGTAAAGATTTTGCCCATTCCATCGACCAAAAGGGCAATGTGTATTTCATCAGCGATGAGGCCAACGGCGAATACAATTTGTATACACTAACTGCTGGCAAAAAGAAAGGGCTTACCAAATTCAACACTTCCATCAAATGGCCGCAAGTGGCTGCCAATGGTAGCAAAGTGGTGTTTGAAAAAGACTATCAGATTTGGAGTTATGACGTAGCAAAAGACAAAGCCACAGCAGTAGATATTCGCATCACCCGAAACTATGTTTTGCCCAAAGACAAAGACTTTTCGGTAGCCGGAGAGATTACGCAGTTTGATGTGTCGCCCGATGGTAAGAAGCTGGCATTTACCAGCCGCGGCGAGTTGTTTGTGAGTGATGTAGAAGGCAAGTTTGTACGCATGATAAATAAGGGGAATGCAGAAAGAGCTACAGAAGTAAAATGGCTGAGCGATAATAAATCACTCTTGTTTTTGCAAACCATCAACGGCTATAGCAATCCTTGTGTGGTAGCAGCCGATGGCAGCAGTGCGGTAAAAGTGCTGGCGCAAGATGCAGCCAACGCCCGATTCTTATCTCTCAATAGTAAGCGTACACAAGCTGCATACATCAGTGGGCGTGGTGAAGTGAAATTGATTGACACAAAAACATACGCCATCAGCACCGTGCTGAAAGATGAGATTTGGGGCAACCGCGGCAGTGTGCCTTTCTTTTCGCCAAATGATGAATACCTGACGCTAAATGTGTACCGCAATTTTGAAACCGACATTGTGGTACATCAGTTGAAAACAGGCAAAACAACGAACCTCACCAACACTGGCGTAACAGAAGCCGACCCCATGTGGAGCCCCGATAGCAAGTACCTCTACTTTGTGAGCAATCCGTTGAAACCAGCGTATCCGTTTGGTTTGTCGCCGGCAAGAGTGTATCGGGTAGCATTGGAAAAATTTGATGATCCTTATCGGCAGGATAAAGTAGATGAACTTTTTCAGCAAGAGAAAAAAGACACCACGAAAAAGAAAGACAGTGTAGCCAGTTTACGCATCGACACGCAGCGCTTTTTGGAACGGATGGAAATGGTAGGGCCTGCGGTAGGCAATCAATACCTGGTGACGGTGTTGCAAAAAGGAGAGAAGCAAATGGTGCTGTATGTGAGTGATCATGCAGAAGGTCGTTCTTCATTATGGAAAACAACCTACGAACCGTTTGAGCAACCCAAAACAGAACGCATACAAGGCGCAGATGGTTTTGGCTACGAAGTGATTGGTGCCGATGGTAAATACTTTGTATTGATGCGGGGTAATATTGCCCGCCTCAATCTCGATGCCAACAAAGCTGAACCCATTACTATCAATTACACATTCCGGCGCAATCTGGCTGAGGAGTTCAATCAAATGTTTGCTGAAGCTTGGGCACAAATGGAAGAAAACTTTTACGACGATAGTTTCCGGGGTCTTGACTGGAAAGCCATCAAAGCCAGATATGCTGCGCATTTGCCGTACGTCAATACACGTTTGGATTTGCGGGTGTTGCTGAATGATATGTTGGGTGAACTCAACTCTTCACACACGGGCTTCAGCACTTTTGGAGATGATGAAAATGTAGTGCTGCAAAACCGCACAGTGGAACCGGGCATTGTGTTTGAGCCAAACAACCCATTTACCGTGAAACGCATTATTGCCCGTGGCCCTGCTGATAAAAAAGGCATCAACATTCAGCCCGGTGATGTATTGGTAAAAGTGAATGATGTAACCATAGATCCGCAACAAGACAGGAGCCGCTATTTTACGCAGCCATCCGCCGATAAAGAAATGCGCCTCAGTTTTAAAAATGCTGCAGGTACGTACACAGTTAGCATTCATCCCACCAATAACGTAAGCGGATTGCTGTACGAAGAATGGATTGATGCCAATCAACAAAGAGTAGACAGTAAGAGCAACCAACGCATTGCCTACACCCACATGAAAAACATGGGCACTGGAGAGTTGGAAACCTTCCTCACAGATATGGGCCGTGACTTCTATCAGAAGGATGCACTCATACTGGATTTACGCTACAACACTGGTGGTAATGTACACGATGAAGTACTGAAGTTTTTGACACAGAAAACTTACCTGCGCTGGAAGTATCGCAATGGTTCACTTACCGGCCAAAGCAATTTTGCACCCGCCGATAAGCCCATTGTACTGTTGGTAAATGAGCAAAGCCTGAGCGATGCTGAAATGACGGCGACTGGTTTCAAAGCTTTGAAACTTGGAACGATTGTGGGCAATGAAACCTACCGCTGGATTGTGTTTACCACCGGTACCAATTTGGTGGATGGCAGTGCATTGCGCTTGCCCAGTTGGGGCTGTTATACACTGGATGGTAAAGACATTGAATTTGCCGGCGTACAGCCCGATGTAAAAGTGCTCAACAACTTCGACGACAAAGCCAATGGCCGCGACCCACAACTCGATAAAGCCATTGAACTGATATTGGAGCAACTGAAGAAGCAGTAACACGGATTACACGAATGACTCGAATGATCACGAATAAAAAAAGAGAACGGCAATTAGACCGTTCTCTTTTTTTTGCTTAAAGCAGAAGGCTAAAGGCAAAAGACAAAACAACTCCGAGACCTCCTTTCCTCTGTGCGAAAAAAACTCAAACGCCGAAGGCTCTTTACTCGAATTCGTACCCGATATCATTCCTGAAATACATGCCTTCAAACTGCACCTGTGCAATGCAGGCTTTGGCTTGTGCAGCAGCCTGCTGTATGGTAGGCGCCAATGATGTAGCGGTAATCACACGGCCACCACTCGTTACCAGTGTGCCTTCATCTTTCAATTGCGTACCTGCATGAAACAGCATGGTATCCGCTGGTAGTGTTGCGGGTAGTTGCATGGTTTTTCCTTTGGCATAATCGCCGGGATAGCCACCGCTTACCGCCATCACAGTGGCCGCCGCTCTGTCATCTATTTTCACTGATGCATTGGCAAGAGAACCGTTGTTGAGTTGTACAAACAATTCCACCAAATCACTTTGTAAACGAGGCATTACCACTTCTGTTTCGGGGTCGCCCATGCGGCAGTTGTATTCAATCACATACGGTTCGCCTTCCACATTAATCAAACCAAAAAATACAAATCCTTTGTACACCAAATCTTCTTTGGCAAAACCATTGATGGTGGGTTCAATAATGCGGTCGATTACTTTTTGCATAAACACATCATCTGCAAAAGGCACAGGACTCACACAGCCCATGCCGCCGGTGTTGAGGCCGGTATCGCCTTCACCAATGCGTTTGTAATCTTTGGCATGGCCAATGATTTTATAGTCTTTGCCATCGGTCAATACAAACACGCTGATTTCAATGCCTGATAAAAATTGTTCTACCACTACACGGCTGCTGGCGTCACCAAATTGTTTGTGCAAAATCATTTCGGCAAACACTTGTTGCGCTTCTTCGTGGGTGCTGCAAATCACCACGCCTTTGCCTGCGGCGAGGCCGTCGGCTTTCAGTACAATGGGCAGGCTGTGTTGTGCCAGATAGGCTTTGCCGTCTTCAAAATTGTCGGCGGTAAATTCAGCATACGCAGCAGTAGGTATTTGCTGACGCTGCATAAACTTTTTGCTGAATGCTTTGCTGCCTTCTAATTGTGCGGCTTCTTTCGAAGGGCCAATGACTGCTACGCCTTTGGCAGTAAAATAATCATACACGCCATTTACCAGCGGATCTTCGGGGCCCACTACAATCAGGTCGATGTGATTGGCAGCCACAAATTTTTCGATGGCTGCAAAATCATTGACGCCAATAGGAACATTGGTGCCGATGTTGCCGGTGCCGCCATTGCCGGGGGCAATAAAGAGTTGTTGGCACAAGGGGCTTTGTTTCATTTTCCAGGCCAGGGCGTGTTCGCGGCCGCCGGCGCCAAGTAGCAGTATGTTCATGATTGCAGTGCGGTAATAATTGGCTGCGAAAGTAGCCTAAAATCAGCCCGTGGTGTGCATTTTCTACCTATTTTGGGCCGCCGCCGCCAAACGGGCCGGCATCAAAACAAAAAACAACGTATGAGTGACATTGCTACGAAAAAGGCCACCCCATAGGGCTTGGTGTATTGTTTGCAACGGAAATGTGGGAACGCTTCAACTACTACGGCATGAGGGCCATCCTCATTCTGTTTATGACGAAGGCCCTGATGTTTGATAAGGCTTTTGCATCCAATTTGTACGGTAGTTACACTGGTCTGGTGTACCTCACACCATTGATTGGTGGTTTCATCAGCGATCGTTTTTGGGGCAACCAACGTTCCATTATTGCGGGTGGTATTCTTATGGCTTTGGGCGAATTTGTGTTGTTCGGTTGTGCCTCTGTGTATGCTACCAATTCTTCGCTGGCCACCTTTTTATTTTTCACGGGTCTTGGATTGATGATTGCCGGTAATGGTTTTTTCAAACCCAATATCAGCAGCATGGTGGGCCAACTCTATCCTGATGGCGACAACAGAAAAGATGCGGCATATACCATCTTTTATATGGGTATCAACGTGGGTGGTGCACTCGGACCTTTCTTGTGTGGTCTCGTTGGTGATACAGGCAATCCCTTCGATTTCAAATGGGCCTTTTTGGTGGCCGGTATTGGTATGACCATCAGCGTAATTGTACAGTTGCTGCTACACAAAAAATATGTAAAAGGACCCGATGGAGAAGTGCTCGGCTTAACACCTGCAGGTGTGGCCAAGTCTGTCATCAATCCATTTTTAATGGCTGTTGGTTTGGTGGCTTTTTCTGCTGTCATGATTGGCATTTTATATGCCGATGCTAAAATATTTCCCTTCCTCAGCTACTTGCTCATAGCTTGTGTGGTGTTCATCGCTTTCATTATTTTCTCCGATAAAACCTTATCGAAGATTGAAAAGGATAGACTGGTAGTAGTATTTGTTGCTTCTTTCTTTGTGGTGTTTTTCTGGAGTGCATTTGAGCAGGCTGGTGCTTCGCTCAATTTCTTTGCCGATGAACAAACCAAACGCGACCTCGGCTTCTGGACCATTCCGGCCAGTTTGTTTCAATCACTCAATTCCATCTTCGTTGTTTTATTTGCGCCGTTATTCGCTTTTATCTGGGTTAAGATGGGTAAAAATGAGCCATCTGCTTTGACCAAAATGGCCATCGGTTTAATGTTACTTACCATTGGTTACGTTGTCATTGGTTTGGGTGTGAAAGGTGTTGCTCCTTCTGTTAAAATAAGTGTGATGTGGCTGATAAGTATGTATGCATTGCACACATGGGGTGAGCTATGCTTGTCACCAATCGGATTGTCTTTGGTAAATAAATTGGCACCATTCAAGTTAGCATCGCTTATGATGGCAGTTTGGTTTTTGGCAAATGCTGGTGCTAATAAGCTGGCTGGGGTATTAAGCGCCCTGTATCCAGAAGAACAAATAAAGGAGGCTACTTACGATGTTGCAAAATCAAGTATTTCGGTTGACAGCGTAACCTTTGATTGGCGTAATGCGGAGTTGAATAGGAATGCTTGTTACGGCAGGTACTACATTTAATTTTACGGCGGTTAAAAAATCTGAAAATTCGTCCAAATCAGACAGCAT
The Phnomibacter ginsenosidimutans genome window above contains:
- a CDS encoding alpha/beta hydrolase family protein, coding for MLVNVYGGPDASQVTDAWQWNGQRQWYASEGLLQVTFDNRASGHFGKAAIGEIHRQLGILEIEDFRTMAKYFIDKGMADPTKVCITGFSFGGYMSCMALTYASDVFTHGMAGGSVTDWHLYDSHYTERFMDTPGENPEGYKKTSVMQYVDKYKGMLQIVHGTMDDNVHMQNSIQLIGALQDKGKDFEFMLYPNGRHGWGFMPARNNHFTNLKTKFIYQHLLEKEVPKEILR
- a CDS encoding M20/M25/M40 family metallo-hydrolase — encoded protein: MKRFLLTAVLLPALMSNNLQAQNKDSLMVAAIVKEATSNSQLQPLGQELMDGIGPRLVGSPKMQQAHDWAVAKYTSWGIAARNEKWGEWRSWERGVTHIDMIAPWVKTLEGTQLAWSPNTGGKAVSGDCIIIPEVKDSVAFQQWLPNVKGKFVLISMAQPTGRPDYNWEEFALKESFEKMKKDRAAQQDAWRKRLSATGLNAKQLAQALEKAGAIGIVASNWSNGFGVNKIFAANTSKIPTVDVALEDYGLLYRLIESGKAPKLSVRADSKDLGMAPTYNTVAEIKGTQKPNEYVMLSAHFDSWDGGTGATDNGTGTLVMLEAMRILKKVYPNPKRTILVGHWGSEEQGLNGSRAFVEDHPDIVSNLQALFNQDNGTGRVANIGGAGFVHSYEYITRWLSKVPEPYKQGLETRFPGSPAGGGSDNASFVAAGAPAFSLSSLSWSYGNYTWHTNRDTYDKIVWDDVRSNAILTAIMVYMACEDPNTTSREKIILPPNPRTGQPGEWPAKRSPTRKGGVE
- a CDS encoding S41 family peptidase, with the protein product MKHILWCCLLFASQVLAQNNSAHFMAYPSLTPDGQTILFSYEGDIWSVPAAGGTAVRLTAMPGYETNARVSPDGKWLAFTGRQFGNADVFVMPFTGGEIRQLTWHSSSDDVDSWSWDSQFIYFTSGRDSRQSGYKVSLQGGTPVRVLSDYYFSYDHNLWEHPQSKDIYFTDSWESTNQAYRKRYKGAFAPDIQSYNPQTKQFKKYTDYNGKDFAHSIDQKGNVYFISDEANGEYNLYTLTAGKKKGLTKFNTSIKWPQVAANGSKVVFEKDYQIWSYDVAKDKATAVDIRITRNYVLPKDKDFSVAGEITQFDVSPDGKKLAFTSRGELFVSDVEGKFVRMINKGNAERATEVKWLSDNKSLLFLQTINGYSNPCVVAADGSSAVKVLAQDAANARFLSLNSKRTQAAYISGRGEVKLIDTKTYAISTVLKDEIWGNRGSVPFFSPNDEYLTLNVYRNFETDIVVHQLKTGKTTNLTNTGVTEADPMWSPDSKYLYFVSNPLKPAYPFGLSPARVYRVALEKFDDPYRQDKVDELFQQEKKDTTKKKDSVASLRIDTQRFLERMEMVGPAVGNQYLVTVLQKGEKQMVLYVSDHAEGRSSLWKTTYEPFEQPKTERIQGADGFGYEVIGADGKYFVLMRGNIARLNLDANKAEPITINYTFRRNLAEEFNQMFAEAWAQMEENFYDDSFRGLDWKAIKARYAAHLPYVNTRLDLRVLLNDMLGELNSSHTGFSTFGDDENVVLQNRTVEPGIVFEPNNPFTVKRIIARGPADKKGINIQPGDVLVKVNDVTIDPQQDRSRYFTQPSADKEMRLSFKNAAGTYTVSIHPTNNVSGLLYEEWIDANQQRVDSKSNQRIAYTHMKNMGTGELETFLTDMGRDFYQKDALILDLRYNTGGNVHDEVLKFLTQKTYLRWKYRNGSLTGQSNFAPADKPIVLLVNEQSLSDAEMTATGFKALKLGTIVGNETYRWIVFTTGTNLVDGSALRLPSWGCYTLDGKDIEFAGVQPDVKVLNNFDDKANGRDPQLDKAIELILEQLKKQ
- the purD gene encoding phosphoribosylamine--glycine ligase gives rise to the protein MNILLLGAGGREHALAWKMKQSPLCQQLFIAPGNGGTGNIGTNVPIGVNDFAAIEKFVAANHIDLIVVGPEDPLVNGVYDYFTAKGVAVIGPSKEAAQLEGSKAFSKKFMQRQQIPTAAYAEFTADNFEDGKAYLAQHSLPIVLKADGLAAGKGVVICSTHEEAQQVFAEMILHKQFGDASSRVVVEQFLSGIEISVFVLTDGKDYKIIGHAKDYKRIGEGDTGLNTGGMGCVSPVPFADDVFMQKVIDRIIEPTINGFAKEDLVYKGFVFFGLINVEGEPYVIEYNCRMGDPETEVVMPRLQSDLVELFVQLNNGSLANASVKIDDRAAATVMAVSGGYPGDYAKGKTMQLPATLPADTMLFHAGTQLKDEGTLVTSGGRVITATSLAPTIQQAAAQAKACIAQVQFEGMYFRNDIGYEFE
- a CDS encoding peptide MFS transporter — protein: MGLGVLFATEMWERFNYYGMRAILILFMTKALMFDKAFASNLYGSYTGLVYLTPLIGGFISDRFWGNQRSIIAGGILMALGEFVLFGCASVYATNSSLATFLFFTGLGLMIAGNGFFKPNISSMVGQLYPDGDNRKDAAYTIFYMGINVGGALGPFLCGLVGDTGNPFDFKWAFLVAGIGMTISVIVQLLLHKKYVKGPDGEVLGLTPAGVAKSVINPFLMAVGLVAFSAVMIGILYADAKIFPFLSYLLIACVVFIAFIIFSDKTLSKIEKDRLVVVFVASFFVVFFWSAFEQAGASLNFFADEQTKRDLGFWTIPASLFQSLNSIFVVLFAPLFAFIWVKMGKNEPSALTKMAIGLMLLTIGYVVIGLGVKGVAPSVKISVMWLISMYALHTWGELCLSPIGLSLVNKLAPFKLASLMMAVWFLANAGANKLAGVLSALYPEEQIKEATYDVAKSSISVDSVTFDWRNAELNRNACYGRYYI